From a region of the Methylocystis hirsuta genome:
- a CDS encoding P63C domain-containing protein — translation MADDNDNLPHDGKHPPVPTAADFGSRGGKKRAQNLSSEERTEIAKRGAAARWSLPRATHEGELIIPGVVPLKVANLQDGRRVLLSRAFLEALGRPWKGTYKHTARPNFLEAKNLDPFVVGEILSFLEPVEYLSLSGQKRTGYQAELLPLVCKVYTKARDAGALNPGQRTAAEFADVLLKGFEKIGIISLVDDATGYTKVRARDELQTILAAYISAELLPWAKRFPDSFYEELHRVRGWKYTPGSNARNAYIGKLTKAMIYDPLPPGVIDELESKNPYDPTKKRRKHLHHQLLTTDVGHPHLEKQIVSVTTLLSVSDNWEEFAMLFCKKFKPKSGDLFALPPPKEGDGSDANSG, via the coding sequence ATGGCTGACGACAACGATAACCTGCCTCATGACGGTAAACATCCGCCGGTTCCCACCGCTGCTGATTTCGGCTCACGTGGAGGGAAGAAGCGCGCCCAAAATTTGTCCTCGGAAGAGCGTACGGAAATAGCAAAGCGCGGCGCAGCCGCGCGCTGGTCGCTGCCGAGGGCGACCCATGAAGGCGAGTTGATTATCCCCGGAGTTGTCCCGCTCAAAGTGGCTAATCTTCAGGATGGCAGGCGCGTACTTCTCTCCCGCGCGTTCCTCGAAGCGCTCGGGCGCCCCTGGAAGGGGACGTACAAGCACACAGCGCGGCCGAACTTTCTTGAAGCGAAGAACTTGGACCCGTTTGTCGTCGGCGAGATTCTAAGCTTCCTAGAACCTGTCGAGTATTTGAGCCTCAGCGGTCAGAAGCGCACGGGTTACCAAGCTGAACTGCTTCCGCTCGTATGTAAGGTGTACACCAAGGCCAGGGATGCGGGGGCGCTCAACCCAGGACAAAGGACCGCGGCAGAGTTCGCGGATGTACTTCTCAAAGGCTTTGAAAAGATTGGTATTATTTCGCTCGTTGACGATGCGACTGGCTATACAAAAGTCAGGGCTAGAGATGAGCTTCAGACGATCCTCGCCGCGTACATCTCAGCCGAGCTTCTCCCTTGGGCAAAGCGGTTCCCCGACTCGTTCTATGAAGAGCTTCACCGCGTTAGAGGGTGGAAATACACGCCCGGCAGCAACGCGCGGAACGCGTACATCGGCAAGCTCACGAAGGCCATGATCTATGACCCACTACCGCCGGGCGTCATAGACGAGCTTGAAAGTAAAAATCCTTACGACCCAACGAAAAAGAGAAGGAAGCACCTGCATCATCAATTGCTGACGACAGATGTTGGCCATCCCCACCTGGAAAAGCAGATTGTGTCAGTGACGACGCTGCTTTCGGTTTCAGACAATTGGGAAGAGTTTGCCATGCTCTTCTGCAAAAAGTTCAAGCCAAAGTCTGGCGATCTTTTCGCCCTTCCGCCCCCGAAAGAGGGCGATGGCTCAGACGCCAACAGCGGCTGA
- a CDS encoding Hpt domain-containing protein, with protein sequence MAKLADSMFLNCEAQPEPFSEADAESPIDLVHLSRQTFGDHDLERELLGLFDAQAAQFAKRLRAPAARGDADWRIGLAHTIKGSARAIGAFEVGQAAEAYEQALRGADASAAEKSEILGAAIGRARGAIALLLGGAAQNGPTGKYFR encoded by the coding sequence ATGGCGAAATTGGCAGACTCCATGTTTCTAAACTGCGAAGCTCAACCGGAGCCGTTTTCCGAGGCCGACGCGGAGTCGCCGATCGACCTCGTCCATCTCTCCCGACAGACCTTCGGCGATCATGATCTCGAACGGGAGCTGCTGGGACTTTTCGACGCACAGGCGGCGCAATTTGCGAAACGCTTGCGCGCGCCCGCCGCGCGGGGCGACGCCGATTGGCGCATCGGGCTTGCGCATACCATCAAGGGGTCGGCGCGGGCGATCGGCGCCTTCGAGGTGGGGCAGGCTGCGGAGGCGTACGAGCAGGCGCTGCGCGGCGCGGATGCGAGCGCCGCCGAGAAGTCCGAGATCCTCGGGGCCGCCATCGGACGTGCGCGCGGCGCCATCGCCCTATTGCTCGGCGGCGCGGCTCAGAACGGCCCCACTGGGAAATATTTTAGATAA
- a CDS encoding IS1595 family transposase — translation MAQHFLISAAARSLSLAKVARMTDEEARDAFRLIRWASTEGQPVCPHCGCMGVYALKCRPAFMCKGCNHQFSVTSGTIFADRKLPVRDYLLAVAIFVNEVKGKNALALSRDLDVQYKTAFVLAHKIREALAAEVETLNLAGEVEVDGCYIGGHVRPANYKENRVDRRRAENQTGKRRVIVVMRERNGRTLPFVFKSEGESVETIAERVAPDATVHADEAAHWDKLHAIFLTKRINHQHAYSDGEACTNQAESFFSRIRRAEAGHFHHLSGPYLAAYSREMAWREDHRRVSNGEQYLIAANAALAHPMSRQWRGYWQRSN, via the coding sequence ATGGCTCAGCACTTCCTCATTTCCGCCGCCGCCCGTTCGCTCTCGCTGGCGAAGGTCGCGCGCATGACGGACGAAGAAGCTCGCGACGCCTTCCGCCTTATCCGCTGGGCGTCGACCGAAGGCCAGCCGGTTTGCCCGCACTGCGGCTGCATGGGCGTCTATGCGCTTAAGTGTCGGCCGGCTTTCATGTGCAAGGGCTGCAACCATCAATTCAGCGTCACGTCCGGCACTATCTTTGCCGACCGCAAGCTTCCTGTCCGCGATTACCTCTTGGCGGTTGCGATCTTCGTCAATGAAGTCAAAGGCAAGAACGCGCTGGCGCTGTCGCGCGATCTCGACGTGCAATACAAAACGGCCTTCGTCCTTGCGCATAAAATCCGCGAAGCCCTCGCCGCCGAAGTCGAGACGCTCAACCTTGCCGGCGAAGTGGAAGTGGATGGATGCTACATCGGCGGCCATGTGCGCCCCGCGAACTATAAGGAAAACCGCGTTGATCGCCGTAGGGCTGAAAATCAGACCGGCAAGCGGCGCGTCATCGTCGTTATGCGCGAGCGCAATGGCCGGACGCTCCCCTTCGTCTTCAAATCGGAAGGTGAGTCGGTCGAGACGATTGCCGAGCGCGTGGCGCCTGATGCGACCGTTCACGCGGACGAAGCTGCGCATTGGGACAAGCTTCACGCGATCTTCCTGACGAAGCGCATCAACCATCAGCACGCGTACAGCGACGGCGAGGCTTGCACGAATCAGGCGGAAAGCTTCTTCTCCCGCATCCGCCGCGCGGAAGCTGGCCACTTCCATCATCTGTCTGGCCCATATCTCGCGGCCTACAGCCGGGAGATGGCTTGGCGCGAAGATCACCGCCGAGTCTCGAATGGCGAGCAATACTTGATAGCTGCGAATGCGGCGCTTGCGCACCCGATGTCGCGTCAGTGGCGCGGATACTGGCAGCGCAGCAACTAA
- a CDS encoding glycosyltransferase: MPEQVLQFAAATARRQGVCADEALLAEGLVREEVFYRALAKHLNVEFIDSPVDVSASGVAAAECGYARIRDPSSGYLWLFAPSGSGVFRLMSARRAARGRPLFVITTRTRFLEAVRRADPASVARNAAFLVERVDRDLCARGGLRLGQVGLLLVALIGLAASLYAPFFSLRLASALLLAGAFFCGVFLRLFACAASLQRCADAEPLESEAQLPIYTIVLALYQEAAVARQLARAIDRFDYPRAKLDVKFVIEADDEPTAAALRSHPPHAPHEIVIAPEGAPRTKPRALNVAMPLARGSLVAVFDAEDLPEPRQLRRAATLFAASPPSVACLQASLVIDNGGLNWMTAMFALEYAALFDVYNKGLAAMGMPLFLGGTSNHFRGIM; this comes from the coding sequence GTGCCCGAGCAAGTGCTGCAATTCGCCGCTGCGACGGCGCGCCGCCAGGGCGTTTGCGCCGACGAAGCGCTGCTCGCCGAAGGGCTCGTCCGCGAGGAGGTCTTCTATCGGGCGCTGGCGAAGCATCTCAACGTCGAGTTCATCGACAGTCCTGTCGACGTCTCCGCGTCAGGCGTTGCGGCGGCCGAATGCGGCTACGCGCGGATCCGGGACCCGTCGAGCGGGTATCTTTGGCTGTTCGCGCCAAGCGGCAGCGGCGTCTTTCGATTGATGAGCGCGCGGCGTGCGGCAAGAGGACGGCCGCTTTTCGTGATCACCACTCGAACGCGGTTTTTGGAGGCGGTGCGCCGCGCCGATCCCGCCAGCGTCGCCCGCAACGCGGCCTTTCTCGTCGAGCGCGTCGATCGGGACTTATGCGCGCGCGGCGGCTTGCGGCTCGGACAGGTCGGACTGCTGCTCGTCGCGCTGATCGGACTGGCGGCGAGCCTTTACGCTCCCTTCTTCTCTCTACGCCTTGCATCGGCTTTGCTCCTTGCCGGCGCATTCTTTTGCGGCGTGTTTTTGAGGCTTTTCGCCTGCGCGGCGAGCCTTCAACGCTGCGCAGACGCCGAACCGCTCGAAAGCGAGGCGCAACTGCCGATTTACACGATCGTGCTTGCGCTCTACCAGGAAGCCGCCGTGGCGCGTCAGCTCGCTCGAGCGATCGACCGTTTTGATTATCCCAGAGCCAAGCTCGACGTAAAATTCGTTATCGAAGCCGATGATGAGCCAACGGCTGCGGCGTTGCGGTCGCATCCGCCGCATGCGCCGCATGAGATCGTGATTGCGCCCGAGGGCGCTCCGCGAACCAAGCCGCGCGCGCTCAACGTCGCCATGCCGCTTGCCCGGGGATCGCTCGTCGCGGTGTTCGACGCGGAAGATTTGCCCGAGCCACGCCAATTGCGCCGAGCGGCGACGCTCTTTGCCGCCTCGCCGCCGAGCGTTGCTTGCCTGCAGGCGAGCCTTGTCATCGACAACGGCGGCCTGAATTGGATGACGGCGATGTTCGCGCTTGAATATGCGGCGCTTTTTGACGTCTACAACAAGGGCCTCGCAGCGATGGGAATGCCGCTCTTCCTTGGCGGCACGTCCAATCATTTTCGCGGTATTATGTAG
- a CDS encoding transporter substrate-binding domain-containing protein, whose protein sequence is MRRLTQPRRIALLASIGAALAALFLTSCVTAAAADGAPPAPAPPASTPPAANAPSFWDPNRTPEKPDVSGLRQIRFLTEDDYPPFNFLLSDGQVAGFNIDLARAICLELDTPCTIQRRRWDLLIPALNDNSGDAIIASLAINDETRKQVDFSGPYMLTPGRFAMQADTTLKSASPAALADRPIAVVAGSRHEAFLQAFYPRSTLVTFETPALARNALKNGRVQAVFGDAIALSYWLNGAEAAGCCVFRDGPFTDPKYFGEGVGIAVKKGNAPLRRALDYALSRLAQRGVFAELYLKYFPVGPF, encoded by the coding sequence ATGCGCCGTCTCACCCAGCCGCGCCGAATCGCTCTTCTCGCCTCCATTGGTGCGGCGCTCGCCGCGCTGTTCCTAACCTCCTGCGTCACGGCTGCGGCGGCTGACGGCGCGCCGCCCGCGCCGGCGCCCCCCGCGTCGACGCCGCCGGCCGCGAACGCGCCCTCGTTCTGGGACCCCAACCGCACTCCGGAAAAGCCGGACGTCTCCGGACTGCGCCAGATCCGCTTCCTGACTGAGGATGACTATCCGCCATTCAATTTCCTGCTTTCGGATGGGCAGGTCGCGGGCTTCAATATCGATCTCGCCAGGGCGATCTGCCTCGAACTCGACACGCCCTGCACGATCCAGCGGCGGCGGTGGGATCTGCTCATTCCCGCGCTCAACGACAATAGCGGCGACGCCATCATCGCTTCGCTCGCGATCAACGACGAAACTCGAAAACAGGTCGATTTTTCCGGACCTTACATGCTGACGCCCGGCCGGTTCGCCATGCAGGCCGATACGACCCTGAAGTCGGCTTCCCCCGCCGCCCTCGCCGATCGCCCGATCGCGGTGGTCGCGGGCTCGCGACACGAGGCGTTTCTGCAAGCCTTCTATCCGCGCTCGACCTTGGTGACGTTCGAAACGCCCGCCCTGGCCCGCAACGCGCTCAAGAACGGCCGCGTTCAGGCGGTTTTCGGCGACGCGATCGCCCTTTCCTACTGGTTGAACGGCGCCGAAGCGGCCGGCTGCTGCGTCTTTCGGGACGGCCCCTTCACCGATCCGAAATATTTCGGCGAGGGCGTCGGCATCGCCGTGAAAAAAGGCAATGCGCCGCTGCGCCGGGCGCTCGACTACGCGCTCTCCCGCCTCGCCCAGCGCGGCGTTTTCGCCGAGCTTTATCTAAAATATTTCCCAGTGGGGCCGTTCTGA